One stretch of Anolis carolinensis isolate JA03-04 chromosome 3, rAnoCar3.1.pri, whole genome shotgun sequence DNA includes these proteins:
- the tsc22d1 gene encoding TSC22 domain family protein 1 isoform X5: MDLVKSHLMYAVREEVEVLKEQIKELIEKNNQLEQENSLLKTLASPEQMAQFQAQLQTSPPPPSSQPQGTTAPQPQPPPSQPAPQGSGPSA; the protein is encoded by the coding sequence gATCTCGTAAAGAGCCATTTAATGTATGCTGTAAGAGAGGAAGTGGAGGTTCTCAAGGAGCAGATCAAAGAGTTAATTGAGAAGAACAACCAACTAGAGCAGGAGAACAGCCTTCTGAAGACGCTGGCCAGTCCTGAGCAGATGGCCCAGTTCCAGGCGCAGCTGCAGACAAGTCCTCCGCCTCCCTCTTCGCAGCCGCAAGGGACGACAGCCCCGCAGCCACAGCCGCCCCCTTCCCAGCCGGCGCCACAGGGCTCGGGACCTTCCGCGTAG